A portion of the Calothrix sp. 336/3 genome contains these proteins:
- the ntrB gene encoding nitrate ABC transporter permease: MAATLGSRAIRNKARKNISNFVTKKVIPPLVALGIFLLVWQLLCLNPGFKLPGPIETISETWNPFIINPFFDNGENDKGLGWQILSSLGRVGLGFSLSAVVGITLGILVGVNPIVYNAVDPIFQVLRTVPPLAWLPISLAAFQQANPSAIFVIFITSIWPILINTTVGVQQIPQDYINVAKVLKLRGLKYFYKIVFPATVPYIFTGLRIGIGLSWLAIVAAEMLVGGVGIGSFIWDAYNTTTETNLSEIILALVYVGLVGLMLDRLVGFVSRKIVPEEQK, from the coding sequence ATGGCTGCTACCTTGGGGAGTCGTGCTATTAGAAATAAAGCTCGGAAGAATATCTCGAATTTTGTGACGAAAAAAGTCATACCACCATTGGTAGCCCTAGGAATTTTTCTCTTAGTTTGGCAATTACTTTGTTTAAATCCTGGCTTTAAGTTACCAGGACCAATTGAAACAATTAGCGAAACTTGGAATCCTTTTATAATTAATCCTTTTTTTGATAATGGAGAAAATGATAAAGGTTTAGGGTGGCAGATATTAAGTAGTTTAGGTCGAGTTGGTTTAGGGTTTTCTCTATCGGCAGTTGTGGGAATTACTTTAGGTATTCTTGTAGGCGTGAATCCCATTGTCTATAACGCTGTAGACCCCATATTCCAAGTTTTGCGTACGGTTCCACCCTTAGCATGGTTGCCCATTTCCCTCGCCGCATTTCAGCAAGCTAATCCTTCCGCGATTTTCGTAATTTTCATCACTTCAATTTGGCCCATTCTGATTAATACAACTGTGGGTGTGCAACAAATACCCCAAGATTATATTAATGTGGCTAAGGTTTTGAAATTACGGGGTTTAAAGTATTTTTACAAGATTGTCTTTCCGGCAACTGTTCCTTATATATTTACTGGCTTAAGGATTGGCATTGGGTTATCCTGGCTCGCAATTGTTGCGGCAGAAATGTTAGTGGGAGGTGTGGGTATTGGTTCTTTTATTTGGGATGCTTATAACACAACGACAGAAACCAACTTGAGTGAAATTATTCTGGCTTTAGTATATGTCGGTCTGGTGGGTCTGATGTTAGATAGATTGGTAGGTTTTGTTTCCCGGAAAATTGTCCCAGAAGAGCAAAAATAG
- a CDS encoding CmpA/NrtA family ABC transporter substrate-binding protein has product MSNISRRKFIFLAGTAATSSIIIHGCTSSSNNASGDNTPSPGSATPASNTNTAANAPKVETTKVKLGFIPLTDAAPLIIAKEKGLFAKYGMTDVEIVKQKSWAVTRDNLKIGSAGDGIDGAHILSPMPYLITINDKVPMYLLARLNTNGQAISVANKFQDLKLGLQSKELKATADKAKADKKSLKAGMTFPGGTHDLWMRYWLAAGGINPDGDVVLEPVPPPQMVANMKVGTVDAFCVGEPWNAQLVSQKLGYTALVTGELWNNHPEKAFTLRKDWADKNPNATQALLMAIMEAQQWCDKAENKEEMCKICSDRKYFNVAVTDILERSKGNIDYGNGRNVSDYQYRMKFWADNASYPYKSHDTWFMTEEIRWGYLPKDTKVKDIVDQVNKEDLWKQAAKALGVEATQIPATTSRGVETFFDGVKFDPEKPEEYLNSLKIKKA; this is encoded by the coding sequence ATGAGCAATATCTCCCGTAGAAAGTTTATTTTCCTCGCAGGTACAGCCGCAACTAGTTCCATCATCATTCACGGTTGTACATCTAGCAGCAATAACGCCAGTGGCGATAATACTCCCTCACCGGGTAGTGCTACCCCAGCATCAAATACAAATACTGCGGCAAATGCGCCCAAAGTTGAGACAACCAAAGTTAAATTAGGTTTTATTCCCCTAACTGACGCTGCACCCCTGATTATTGCCAAGGAAAAAGGCTTATTCGCCAAATATGGCATGACAGATGTGGAAATTGTTAAACAAAAATCCTGGGCTGTCACCCGTGATAATTTGAAAATCGGCTCTGCTGGAGATGGGATTGATGGCGCTCATATCCTTAGCCCCATGCCCTATTTAATCACCATTAATGATAAAGTACCGATGTATTTATTGGCACGGTTAAATACCAATGGTCAAGCAATATCCGTAGCGAATAAATTCCAAGATTTAAAACTGGGTTTACAAAGTAAAGAACTGAAAGCCACGGCAGATAAAGCCAAAGCTGATAAAAAGTCGTTGAAAGCTGGGATGACATTCCCCGGTGGTACCCACGATTTATGGATGCGTTACTGGTTAGCCGCAGGTGGGATTAACCCGGATGGAGATGTCGTATTAGAGCCAGTACCACCACCACAAATGGTTGCGAATATGAAGGTGGGAACTGTAGATGCGTTCTGTGTGGGTGAACCCTGGAATGCACAGTTAGTCAGTCAGAAGTTAGGTTATACCGCTTTAGTCACCGGGGAACTATGGAATAACCACCCCGAAAAAGCTTTTACTCTGCGCAAAGATTGGGCAGATAAAAACCCCAATGCTACCCAAGCACTGTTAATGGCAATTATGGAAGCACAGCAATGGTGCGACAAAGCCGAAAACAAGGAAGAAATGTGCAAGATTTGTAGCGATCGCAAATACTTCAATGTGGCAGTTACTGATATCTTAGAACGTTCTAAAGGTAATATTGACTACGGTAATGGGCGGAATGTTAGCGACTATCAATATCGGATGAAATTCTGGGCTGATAACGCTTCCTATCCTTATAAGAGTCATGATACCTGGTTTATGACCGAGGAAATACGCTGGGGCTACCTACCAAAAGATACTAAGGTTAAGGACATTGTTGATCAGGTAAATAAAGAAGATTTGTGGAAACAAGCAGCCAAAGCTCTGGGAGTAGAAGCCACTCAAATTCCTGCTACAACTTCTCGTGGTGTGGAAACTTTCTTTGATGGTGTCAAGTTTGACCCAGAAAAGCCAGAGGAGTATTTAAATAGCTTGAAAATCAAGAAGGCTTAA
- a CDS encoding ferredoxin--nitrite reductase, with amino-acid sequence MTDLATIAAASLNKFEKFKAEKDGLAVKTEINKFAALGWEAMDETDRDHRLKWLGVFFRPVTPGKFMMRMRTPNGILNSRQLRVLAEVLQRYGDDGSADITTRQNIQLRGIRIEDLPEIFDKFQGVGLTSVQSGMDNVRNITGDPVAGLDADELFDTRELVQQIQDMITNHGEGNAEFSNLPRKFNIAITGGRDNSVHAEINDLAFVPALQNLGESTSFGFNILVGGFFSAKRCDAAIPLNAWVTPDEVVAVCRAILEVYRDYGLRANRQKARVMWLIDEWGLEKFKVEIEKRLGKTLLPAAPKDEIDWEKRDHVGVYKQKQPGFNYVGLQIPVGRLYASDLLEIARLAEVYGSGEIRFTVEQNVIIPNIPDSRLDIFLTEPLLNKFSVNGTGLTRSLVSCTGAQFCNFALIETKNRAIATIQTLEAELDITNPVRIHWTGCPNSCGQPQVADIGLMGTKTRKDGKVVEGVDIYMGGKVGKEAKLGTCVKKGIPCDDLPSVLKDLLIQNFGAKPKQ; translated from the coding sequence ATGACAGACTTAGCGACAATTGCCGCAGCTAGCTTGAATAAGTTTGAGAAATTTAAAGCCGAGAAAGATGGACTAGCTGTTAAAACAGAAATTAATAAATTTGCTGCCCTCGGTTGGGAAGCAATGGATGAAACCGATCGCGATCATCGTCTGAAATGGTTGGGTGTATTTTTCCGCCCAGTTACCCCAGGCAAGTTTATGATGCGGATGCGGACACCAAATGGAATTTTAAACAGTCGGCAACTGCGAGTTTTAGCTGAAGTTCTCCAGCGTTACGGAGATGATGGCAGCGCGGATATTACCACCCGACAAAATATCCAATTACGAGGTATCCGCATTGAAGATTTGCCAGAAATTTTTGATAAGTTCCAGGGTGTGGGCTTAACCAGTGTGCAATCAGGGATGGATAATGTCCGTAATATTACTGGCGACCCCGTAGCCGGATTGGACGCAGATGAGCTGTTCGACACACGAGAGTTGGTACAGCAAATTCAAGATATGATTACCAACCATGGTGAAGGTAATGCAGAATTTAGCAACTTACCACGGAAATTCAATATTGCCATTACCGGGGGGCGAGATAACTCTGTTCATGCTGAAATTAACGATTTGGCATTTGTACCAGCGTTGCAAAATTTGGGTGAGTCTACCAGTTTTGGCTTCAACATCTTAGTGGGAGGGTTTTTCTCCGCAAAACGTTGTGATGCGGCAATTCCTCTGAATGCATGGGTGACTCCCGATGAAGTGGTTGCTGTATGTCGTGCCATCTTGGAAGTCTACCGAGATTATGGCTTGCGTGCCAATCGCCAAAAAGCCCGCGTGATGTGGCTGATTGATGAGTGGGGTTTAGAGAAGTTCAAAGTTGAAATCGAAAAACGTCTCGGTAAAACCTTACTCCCAGCTGCCCCCAAGGATGAAATCGATTGGGAAAAACGCGACCATGTGGGAGTGTATAAGCAGAAACAGCCAGGATTTAACTACGTAGGCTTGCAAATTCCTGTAGGGCGATTGTATGCTAGTGACTTATTAGAAATAGCCCGTTTAGCTGAGGTTTACGGCAGTGGAGAAATTCGCTTTACCGTTGAGCAAAACGTGATTATTCCCAATATTCCCGACTCCAGACTAGATATATTTTTGACTGAGCCATTACTGAATAAATTTTCAGTCAACGGTACAGGATTAACGCGATCGCTAGTTTCTTGTACAGGAGCACAATTTTGTAACTTTGCCCTGATTGAAACCAAAAATCGCGCGATCGCCACCATCCAAACATTAGAAGCCGAATTAGATATTACCAACCCCGTACGGATTCACTGGACAGGTTGCCCCAACTCCTGCGGACAACCCCAAGTTGCCGATATCGGTTTAATGGGAACCAAAACCCGCAAAGACGGCAAAGTTGTCGAAGGAGTCGATATTTACATGGGTGGCAAAGTTGGTAAGGAAGCCAAACTCGGAACCTGTGTCAAAAAAGGTATTCCCTGCGATGACTTACCCTCCGTACTTAAAGATTTACTCATCCAAAACTTTGGTGCCAAACCAAAACAATAA
- a CDS encoding ubiquinol-cytochrome c reductase iron-sulfur subunit, which yields MNRREFMTLFGVGWVASSLPVAIAACSTEKTTSTPSPTANASVAKAASWQKVTTTAELDKKGQLLVEESPVGKVLVVGTSKSKSLIAVNPTCTHAGCTVAWSDKEKLFACPCHGSDFKSDGTVAEGPATKPIKTYPVKIEGSDVLVQV from the coding sequence ATGAATCGTCGTGAATTCATGACATTATTTGGTGTTGGTTGGGTAGCTAGTTCTTTACCAGTGGCGATCGCTGCTTGCAGTACGGAAAAAACTACCTCCACACCTTCACCAACTGCGAATGCTTCCGTGGCAAAAGCAGCTAGCTGGCAAAAAGTGACTACAACCGCAGAATTAGATAAAAAGGGGCAATTGCTTGTAGAAGAGTCTCCCGTGGGCAAAGTTCTAGTTGTTGGAACTTCCAAAAGTAAAAGTTTAATTGCAGTGAATCCCACCTGTACCCATGCAGGTTGTACTGTTGCTTGGAGTGATAAAGAAAAATTATTTGCTTGTCCTTGCCATGGTTCTGATTTTAAAAGTGATGGTACAGTAGCAGAAGGTCCAGCAACTAAACCAATTAAGACCTATCCTGTGAAAATAGAAGGCAGTGATGTTTTAGTTCAGGTTTAA
- a CDS encoding HEAT repeat domain-containing protein codes for MKNINQVLSQAQLAYDNENWSLLITCLQQLIIEDSLQNSTLRNYQEELLKLAIASLQVGDFQERWEISKILNRLGAIAIPPLLEILQNQEAEEELRWYCIRILSNFQDETIIPALVELLQNNHHEELQLMAATALGKMGEKAVNTLSQLLAADKTKIFAVRILGTIPHPAIIDSLLTVVNDTEISVRRMAIAALSSFHDPRIPPVLLTALDDVAAAVRKEAVLGLGFRPDLQTELQLVGKLRQRLEDNNLDVCCAAVVALSRMGGDVVPPYLSQVLMSSTANTKLQIEVIRALSWMENQLGLELLNQAFHNLQSEILWQEIVTVLGRISHPNLKTTATQMLLKILDSQHPALGISAIKRQIALSLGQLGKTEALEPLINLLADSDIFLRLHAIAALKNLAPEIAQAKLQEMSSNPQLPPDLQQGISTALAEW; via the coding sequence GTGAAGAATATCAATCAAGTATTATCCCAAGCACAGCTAGCATATGATAATGAAAATTGGTCATTGTTAATTACCTGTTTGCAACAGTTAATCATTGAAGATAGTTTACAGAATTCAACGCTGAGAAATTATCAAGAAGAATTACTGAAATTAGCGATCGCCAGTTTGCAAGTGGGGGATTTTCAAGAACGTTGGGAAATTAGCAAAATCTTAAATCGTTTGGGGGCGATCGCCATTCCTCCATTACTAGAAATTCTCCAAAATCAAGAGGCAGAGGAAGAATTACGCTGGTACTGCATCAGAATACTCAGTAACTTTCAAGACGAGACAATTATCCCCGCCCTAGTAGAATTACTACAAAATAACCATCATGAAGAACTGCAATTAATGGCAGCCACAGCCCTCGGCAAAATGGGCGAAAAAGCTGTAAATACCTTATCTCAACTATTAGCAGCAGATAAAACCAAGATTTTCGCGGTACGTATTTTAGGGACAATTCCCCACCCCGCAATTATTGACAGCTTATTGACAGTTGTTAATGATACGGAAATTTCCGTGCGCAGGATGGCGATCGCTGCCTTGAGTAGTTTTCACGATCCTCGTATTCCACCAGTTTTGCTAACAGCATTAGATGATGTTGCGGCTGCCGTTCGCAAAGAGGCAGTATTAGGTTTAGGATTTCGCCCCGACTTACAGACAGAATTACAGTTAGTCGGCAAGCTACGGCAAAGATTAGAGGATAACAATCTGGATGTTTGCTGTGCTGCGGTGGTTGCCCTGTCACGGATGGGTGGGGATGTTGTACCTCCGTATTTATCCCAGGTGCTGATGTCTTCTACAGCCAATACCAAACTCCAGATAGAAGTGATTCGTGCCTTAAGTTGGATGGAAAATCAACTGGGCTTAGAGTTATTGAACCAGGCTTTTCACAATTTACAATCAGAAATTCTCTGGCAAGAAATTGTCACCGTACTTGGTCGCATTAGTCACCCCAATCTGAAAACCACTGCGACTCAAATGCTCTTAAAAATTCTCGATAGTCAACATCCAGCCCTAGGAATTTCCGCTATCAAACGGCAAATTGCCCTTTCCCTGGGACAATTAGGCAAAACAGAAGCCCTAGAACCACTGATTAACCTCCTGGCTGACTCAGATATATTTTTGAGATTACACGCGATCGCCGCTTTGAAAAACCTAGCCCCGGAAATTGCCCAAGCAAAACTTCAAGAAATGTCGAGCAACCCCCAACTTCCCCCAGACTTACAACAGGGGATATCCACCGCTTTAGCAGAGTGGTAG
- a CDS encoding LysR family transcriptional regulator yields the protein MRLEQLQAFLAIAETGSFQSAARQCGVTQSTISRQIQALEADFGLELFHRSSQAKLTLAGERLLPRARKICQEWQNATQEISDLVSGKQPELCIAVIHSLCAYYLPPVLQKFCHDYPEVQLRVTSLGSDRALKVLKDGLVDMAIVMNNRFLTTGKEMVVEVLYDEPIEILTAANHPLAQSDFVSWQDLVRYPQVVFKDGYGMQRLVQEKFERLNATLHIALEVNTLDAFRGVVRQGEFVALLPYSALVEARQDPTLAVRSLNHHSHPSTTDNSGLTRRVVMVTTQDRLQIPPIRHFWELVKANISPQGNAKALSAS from the coding sequence ATGCGGCTAGAGCAGTTGCAAGCCTTTTTGGCGATCGCGGAGACTGGTAGTTTTCAAAGTGCAGCACGTCAATGTGGTGTGACTCAATCAACTATCAGTCGTCAAATTCAAGCATTAGAAGCCGACTTTGGGCTGGAATTATTTCACAGAAGCAGTCAGGCGAAATTAACCTTAGCGGGTGAACGTTTGTTACCCCGTGCGCGGAAAATTTGCCAAGAATGGCAAAATGCTACTCAGGAAATTTCCGATTTAGTATCTGGCAAACAGCCAGAGCTTTGTATTGCAGTCATTCACTCCCTTTGTGCTTATTACTTACCACCTGTATTACAAAAGTTCTGTCATGACTATCCTGAGGTGCAATTACGGGTGACATCTTTGGGTAGCGATCGCGCTCTCAAAGTCTTGAAAGATGGACTTGTAGACATGGCGATCGTCATGAATAACCGCTTTCTCACCACTGGCAAGGAAATGGTGGTGGAAGTTCTTTATGATGAACCGATAGAAATCCTCACTGCTGCCAATCATCCCCTAGCCCAGTCTGATTTCGTTTCTTGGCAAGATTTGGTTCGTTATCCCCAAGTTGTTTTTAAAGATGGTTATGGGATGCAACGCTTAGTACAAGAAAAATTTGAACGTTTAAATGCGACTCTACATATTGCCCTAGAAGTTAATACTTTAGATGCTTTTCGGGGAGTTGTTCGCCAAGGAGAGTTTGTGGCATTATTACCCTATTCTGCCCTTGTTGAAGCCCGACAAGACCCCACCCTCGCGGTTCGCTCCCTCAATCATCATTCCCACCCTAGTACAACAGATAACTCTGGTTTAACCCGACGGGTAGTCATGGTGACAACCCAAGACAGATTACAAATTCCCCCCATTCGGCATTTTTGGGAATTGGTAAAGGCAAATATTTCACCCCAAGGAAATGCCAAAGCCCTATCAGCTTCCTAA
- a CDS encoding anthranilate phosphoribosyltransferase family protein has translation METKNKFRDLLKKVGSGSHTSQNLTREEAATATKMMLLGEATPAQIGAFLIAHRIKRPTGEELAGMLDAYDELGVKAKLQAIDYSSPVVVLGIPYDGRTRTAPVSPIIALLLATVGQPVIMHGGDRLPTKYGLPLVEIWRDLGVDWTKLTISQTQAVFENTSIGFVYTPQHFPLTQSLWEYRDQLGKRPPLATMELIWCPYSGDAHQIVGFVHPPTEGMFQSALQLKGVKELTTVKGLEGSCDLPRDRTAIIGLGLHLERLHLTPRDFGITNKNVPLESQKQLATENQLILQGIYTELMDTVLWNAGFYFWRAGIYPDIASGIIQSLELLNSGAVLHTLKSLQKQVDS, from the coding sequence ATGGAAACCAAAAACAAATTTCGGGATTTACTGAAAAAGGTAGGTAGTGGTAGTCACACATCGCAAAATCTCACCCGTGAGGAAGCTGCCACTGCAACGAAGATGATGTTACTGGGTGAAGCAACACCTGCTCAAATTGGGGCATTTTTAATCGCCCACCGCATTAAACGTCCCACTGGCGAAGAATTAGCGGGGATGTTGGATGCTTATGATGAGTTGGGGGTGAAAGCAAAATTACAAGCAATTGACTATTCTTCCCCCGTAGTGGTTTTGGGTATTCCCTACGATGGCAGAACCCGCACAGCCCCAGTTAGCCCAATTATTGCCTTACTCTTAGCGACAGTCGGGCAACCAGTGATTATGCATGGGGGCGATCGCCTGCCGACAAAATACGGTTTACCCCTAGTGGAAATCTGGCGCGATTTGGGAGTTGATTGGACAAAATTGACTATTTCCCAAACCCAAGCCGTCTTTGAAAATACTAGTATCGGTTTTGTTTATACCCCTCAACATTTTCCCCTAACTCAAAGTCTGTGGGAATACCGTGATCAATTGGGCAAACGTCCACCCCTGGCAACAATGGAATTAATTTGGTGTCCCTACAGTGGAGATGCTCACCAGATTGTCGGTTTTGTTCACCCACCCACGGAAGGAATGTTCCAATCCGCGCTACAACTCAAAGGAGTTAAGGAATTAACAACTGTTAAGGGGTTAGAAGGAAGTTGTGATTTGCCCCGCGATCGCACGGCGATTATTGGCTTAGGATTGCATCTAGAGCGCTTGCATCTGACTCCCCGCGATTTTGGTATCACTAACAAAAATGTCCCCCTTGAAAGTCAAAAACAACTGGCTACAGAGAATCAACTCATACTGCAAGGGATTTACACAGAACTCATGGACACAGTTTTGTGGAACGCTGGTTTTTATTTTTGGCGTGCCGGGATTTACCCTGATATTGCATCGGGTATAATTCAGAGTCTGGAATTACTCAACAGTGGTGCAGTTTTGCACACCTTGAAATCTTTGCAAAAGCAAGTCGATTCTTAG
- a CDS encoding MBL fold metallo-hydrolase, with protein MSNFELSSPQSYVNQLAQPRSLSGQFFVQFWGVRGLISTSVSNTYRYGGNTPCVEMQVGGKRLIFDGGTGLRILGKNWSQLEQNLSAYLFFTNSQANRIQGFPFFTPAFIPDNKLHIYGTAATNSASIKQCLCDQMLSPHFPYPFQVMQAELEFNNLMPGQEIKLDEITITTALINQTQRSVGYRVSWQDYSVAYITDLYQELSESEKTGICQLAAGADLLIANSTYVSPVRQYSSSEDSQYQAAVDLANIAQVKQLVISCHHPDDDDEFLDELTKKIAAVFPKTLVAHEGLNLIISQG; from the coding sequence ATGTCAAATTTTGAGCTGTCTTCTCCCCAAAGTTACGTAAATCAACTTGCCCAACCCCGTAGTCTTTCAGGTCAATTTTTTGTCCAATTCTGGGGTGTGAGAGGTTTGATTTCCACCTCAGTCAGCAATACCTACCGCTACGGAGGTAATACCCCCTGTGTGGAAATGCAAGTCGGGGGAAAACGCCTAATTTTTGATGGTGGTACGGGTTTACGGATTTTAGGGAAAAACTGGTCACAGTTAGAGCAAAATTTATCAGCCTATTTGTTTTTTACTAACTCTCAAGCCAACCGTATCCAGGGATTTCCCTTTTTTACTCCTGCTTTTATTCCTGATAACAAACTACACATCTACGGTACAGCAGCAACAAACAGCGCATCGATTAAGCAATGTCTGTGTGATCAAATGCTGTCTCCCCATTTCCCCTATCCTTTCCAAGTGATGCAGGCAGAGTTAGAGTTTAATAACTTAATGCCGGGTCAAGAAATCAAATTAGATGAAATCACCATCACCACAGCACTAATCAATCAAACCCAGCGCTCCGTTGGTTATCGAGTTAGTTGGCAAGATTATAGTGTTGCCTATATCACAGATTTATATCAGGAACTCAGTGAGTCAGAAAAGACAGGGATTTGCCAATTAGCAGCAGGTGCAGATTTGCTGATTGCGAACTCTACCTACGTTTCTCCAGTTCGCCAGTATTCCTCATCTGAAGATTCCCAGTACCAAGCGGCGGTAGATTTAGCTAATATTGCCCAGGTGAAGCAGTTAGTTATATCCTGCCACCACCCTGATGATGATGATGAATTTTTAGATGAACTGACAAAAAAAATTGCCGCAGTTTTCCCTAAAACTTTAGTTGCCCATGAAGGGTTAAATTTAATCATCAGTCAGGGGTAA
- the panD gene encoding aspartate 1-decarboxylase has product MQRSLLSAKIHNCILTGANINYVGSISIDQVLLDKSGILPFEQVHVVNVNNGERFTTYAISAPAHSGTIELNGAAARLGISGDRLIIMSYGQFSTAELQNYSPTVVIVDENNRLIEVRRYDDLLSQT; this is encoded by the coding sequence ATGCAGCGATCGCTCCTCTCGGCAAAGATTCATAATTGTATCCTGACCGGTGCTAACATCAACTATGTTGGTAGTATCAGTATTGACCAAGTTTTATTAGATAAATCAGGAATCTTACCCTTCGAGCAGGTTCACGTCGTCAACGTCAATAATGGTGAGCGTTTCACCACCTACGCTATTTCTGCACCAGCCCATTCTGGGACAATCGAATTAAATGGAGCCGCAGCACGTCTAGGCATTAGTGGCGATCGCTTGATTATAATGTCTTACGGGCAGTTTTCTACGGCAGAGTTACAAAATTACTCTCCCACCGTTGTGATTGTAGATGAAAACAACCGACTCATCGAAGTTCGACGATACGACGACTTGCTCAGTCAGACCTAA
- a CDS encoding inorganic diphosphatase, producing the protein MDLSVIPPQPKPGLINVLVEIPGGSKNKYEYDKELQAFALDRVLYSSVQYPFDYGFVPNTLADDGDPLDGMVIIDEPTFPGCIIAARPIGMLEMIDGGDRDEKILCVPDKDPRYANVKSLKDIAPHRLDEVAEFFRSYKNLEKKVTEILGWQDVDKVSALVEKCIQAAKG; encoded by the coding sequence GTGGACTTATCCGTTATACCCCCTCAGCCAAAACCAGGTTTAATCAACGTTCTAGTAGAAATTCCCGGTGGTAGCAAAAATAAGTACGAGTACGATAAGGAATTGCAAGCCTTCGCCTTAGACCGGGTGTTATACTCTTCGGTACAGTATCCTTTCGATTATGGATTTGTACCCAATACTTTGGCTGATGATGGCGATCCCTTGGATGGAATGGTAATTATTGATGAGCCAACCTTCCCTGGGTGTATAATTGCGGCAAGACCGATTGGGATGTTAGAGATGATTGACGGTGGCGATCGCGATGAAAAAATTCTTTGTGTTCCTGACAAAGACCCTCGCTATGCTAATGTTAAATCTCTCAAAGACATTGCTCCCCACCGTTTAGATGAAGTGGCAGAATTTTTCCGCAGCTATAAAAATTTGGAGAAAAAAGTCACAGAAATTCTTGGTTGGCAAGATGTCGATAAGGTTTCAGCACTAGTTGAGAAGTGCATTCAAGCAGCAAAAGGATAA
- a CDS encoding DUF362 domain-containing protein gives MSTPSVSLIRATSYEKEVLRASLETLLEPWGGIAAFVKPGNRVLLKPNLLTGARPGKECTTRPEIVYTVAQMVIEAGGKPFLGDSPAFGSAKGVAIANGYQPIIEELQLPIINFRGKRYETVNTEFNHLLLSKEAMEADVVINLPKVKSHSQLVLTMGVKNLFGCVPGKMKAWWHMEAGKDAARFGEMLVETAKAINPNLTILDGIIGHEGNGPSGGEPRPLGVLAAAEDVFALDRAIIEILNVPPEQVPTVAASQRLGVCPDLGKIHFPHLHPDILQISDWKLPSEFIPIDFGMPRVIKSTFKHLYIRFIKEPMSIYGRG, from the coding sequence ATGTCTACCCCATCTGTCAGTCTCATCCGCGCAACTTCCTATGAAAAAGAAGTATTGCGAGCATCCCTAGAAACTCTTCTCGAACCCTGGGGAGGAATCGCAGCATTTGTGAAACCAGGTAATCGCGTTTTACTCAAACCTAATTTACTCACTGGTGCGCGTCCGGGTAAGGAATGTACTACCCGTCCAGAAATAGTTTATACCGTTGCCCAAATGGTTATAGAAGCCGGAGGAAAACCATTTTTAGGGGATAGTCCCGCTTTTGGTAGTGCTAAGGGGGTGGCGATCGCCAATGGTTATCAACCCATTATTGAAGAATTGCAATTACCGATAATTAATTTTCGTGGCAAACGTTACGAAACGGTGAATACAGAATTTAATCACCTATTGTTATCTAAGGAAGCCATGGAAGCAGATGTGGTGATCAATCTACCCAAGGTGAAATCCCACAGTCAATTGGTATTAACCATGGGGGTAAAAAATCTTTTTGGCTGCGTTCCGGGGAAAATGAAAGCTTGGTGGCATATGGAAGCAGGTAAGGATGCTGCCAGGTTTGGGGAAATGTTGGTGGAAACAGCTAAAGCAATTAATCCTAATTTGACTATCCTAGATGGGATTATCGGACATGAAGGGAATGGTCCTAGTGGGGGTGAACCCCGTCCCCTCGGTGTTTTAGCTGCTGCTGAGGATGTCTTTGCTCTGGATCGGGCGATCATCGAAATTCTCAATGTTCCACCAGAACAAGTACCTACCGTTGCCGCATCCCAAAGATTAGGTGTTTGTCCAGATTTAGGAAAAATTCATTTTCCCCATTTACATCCAGATATCTTACAAATCTCGGATTGGAAATTACCAAGTGAGTTTATTCCCATCGATTTTGGGATGCCTCGCGTGATTAAATCCACTTTCAAGCACCTTTATATTCGTTTTATCAAGGAACCGATGAGTATTTATGGTCGTGGTTAA